Proteins from a single region of Primulina tabacum isolate GXHZ01 chromosome 5, ASM2559414v2, whole genome shotgun sequence:
- the LOC142546582 gene encoding peptide methionine sulfoxide reductase A5 — protein MIGARMNLVSVHLVAVILLSISSVLSIRFPDRVPANPTEGSDLPLRTAVFALGSFWRSEASFGCLHGVVHTAAGYCGGSKSNPEYRSLGDHAECVQIEYDQRVITFRQLLEVFWASHDSRQVFGQGPDVGNQYRSIIFTNGTEESRLAAFSKEKEQTRSKDSVVTTQIQQLGTFYRAEAEHQKFELKLNPFLLQLIGNLPEEELEMSVLATKLNGYAAELCPPRIQKQIDSKISEIVRKGWPILREI, from the exons ATGATTGGGGCAAGAATGAATCTTGTGTCGGTTCACCTTGTGGCCGTCATCCTATTGTCGATAAGCTCAGTTCTGAGCATCAGGTTTCCGGATCGGGTACCTGCAAACCCGACTGAAGGATCGGATCTGCCACTTAGGACAGCGGTTTTCGCACTCGGAAGCTTCTGGAGGTCCGAAGCGTCGTTCGGATGCTTGCATGGCGTCGTGCACACCGCTGCTGGTTACTGCGGCGGATCCAAATCCAACCCGGAATACCGGAGCTTGGGAGATCACGCCGAGTGTGTGCAG ATAGAATACGATCAAAGAGTTATAACTTTCAGACAATTACTAGAGGTATTCTGGGCGAGTCATGATTCTAGGCAAGTATTTGGTCAAGGTCCTGACGTTGGAAATCAATACAG GTCTATAATCTTTACAAATGGAACTGAAGAATCCAGGCTTGCTGCTTTCAGCAAAGAAAAGGAGCAAACAAGGTCAAAAGATAGTGTTGTTACCACCCAAATTCAACAACTAGGAACATTTTATCGTGCAGAAGCTGAACATCAG AAATTCGAGCTCAAGTTAAATccatttcttcttcaattgattGGGAACTTACCGGAAGAAGAGCTTGAGATGTCTGTCCTGGCGACGAAGCTGAATGGATATGCGGCTGAACTTTGTCCACCCAGGATACAAAAGCAGATAGATTCAAAGATCAGCGAAATTGTGCGAAAAGGGTGGCCCATTCTTAGGGAAATTTAG
- the LOC142544773 gene encoding protein SMALL AUXIN UP-REGULATED RNA 9-like: protein MGLRKTNKSCPQNSAQLKQIVKNCSNFGKRCDVPKGHFVVYVGENRARYIVPITFLGCPEFQNLLLRAEEEFGFEHPAGLTIPCDEQEFCSLISMKDE, encoded by the coding sequence ATGGGACTCAGGAAAACAAACAAGTCCTGCCCTCAAAATTCAGCACAACTCAAGCAAATTGTCAAAAACTGTTCCAATTTTGGCAAGAGATGTGACGTTCCTAAAGGTCATTTCGTGGTCTACGTGGGCGAAAACAGGGCCCGGTACATAGTTCCCATCACGTTTTTGGGGTGCCCCGAGTTTCAAAATCTGCTTCTCCGGGCAGAAGAAGAGTTCGGATTCGAACACCCTGCTGGACTTACCATCCCTTGTGATGAACAAGAGTTTTGCTCTTTGATTTCCATGAAAGATGAGTGA
- the LOC142546581 gene encoding uncharacterized protein LOC142546581 gives MGELVKQILARPIQLSDQVIKAVDEAASFKQECSELKSKTEKLTGLLRQAARASNDLYERPTRRIIDDMERVLDRALSLVLKCRGNGLVKRMFTIIPAAAFRKMSSLLENSVGDMSWLLRVSAPASDRGDEYLGLPPIAANEPILCLIWEQIAILYTGSADDRSDAAASLVSLARDNDRYGKLIIEEGGIGPLLKLLKEGKLEGQEHAATAIGLLGKDPQSVEHMIHAGVCQVFAKVLKEGPMKVQAVVAWALSELASHYPKCQDLFAQHNIIRLLVSHLAFETVQEHSKYAIVSKATSMHAAVVLASGNNAADNGNNLDGERSLIAHPLDKKHPTNQMHDVVSNTMMMNLARQRNNLANGEKAKSAHDLQSLSVYVSSNKVREMEDPATKAYVKEMAARALWKLAKGNSPVCRSITESRALLCFAVLLEKGPKEVRYTSAMALMEIAAVAEEDADLRRSAFKPNSPACKAVIDQLFRVLEKGDSELLVPCIKAIGNLARTFRATETRMISPLVKLLDEREIEVSRETCVALTKFACSENYLHLDHSKAIIDAGGAKHLVQLLYFGEQNLQTCALILLCYIAMHVPESEELSGAQVLTVLEWASKQASLMQDEEVAKLLAEAIRKLELYQSRASRGYR, from the coding sequence ATGGGTGAGTTAGTGAAGCAGATTCTTGCGAGACCCATCCAACTGTCGGATCAAGTTATCAAAGCGGTGGATGAGGCCGCGTCTTTCAAGCAAGAATGCTCGGAACTCAAGTCTAAGACGGAGAAACTCACTGGGCTCCTCCGTCAGGCGGCTCGTGCCAGCAACGACCTCTACGAGCGTCCCACGCGCCGCATCATCGATGACATGGAACGGGTCCTCGACAGGGCACTTTCTCTCGTCCTCAAATGCCGTGGTAACGGCCTCGTGAAGCGCATGTTCACCATCATTCCCGCCGCCGCCTTCCGGAAGATGTCGTCCCTACTGGAAAATTCCGTCGGAGACATGTCTTGGCTCCTCCGTGTTTCGGCCCCTGCTAGTGATCGAGGTGACGAGTATCTCGGTCTACCACCCATCGCGGCGAACGAGCCTATCCTCTGCCTTATATGGGAGCAGATCGCCATTTTGTACACGGGTTCCGCCGACGACCGCTCCGACGCCGCTGCTTCGCTGGTTTCTTTGGCCCGGGACAATGATCGCTACGGGAAGTTGATAATTGAAGAAGGAGGAATTGGTCCCTTGTTAAAATTACTCAAAGAAGGGAAATTAGAAGGACAGGAGCATGCTGCAACTGCAATTGGGCTCCTTGGTAAAGATCCGCAAAGTGTCGAACATATGATCCACGCCGGTGTCTGCCAAGTGTTTGCCAAAGTCCTCAAAGAAGGTCCAATGAAAGTTCAGGCAGTTGTTGCCTGGGCCTTGTCGGAACTCGCCTCCCATTACCCCAAATGTCAAGATCTCTTCGCACAACACAACATTATTCGATTGCTTGTCAGCCATCTGGCCTTTGAAACGGTGCAAGAACACAGCAAGTACGCCATTGTTAGCAAGGCAACATCCATGCACGCAGCTGTTGTTCTTGCGAGTGGTAATAATGCTGCTGATAATGGGAATAATTTGGACGGTGAAAGGAGTTTGATTGCCCATCCTTTAGACAAGAAGCATCCTACTAATCAGATGCATGATGTGGTTAGTAACACTATGATGATGAACCTTGCAAGGCAAAGAAACAATCTTGCTAATGGCGAGAAGGCTAAATCGGCGCATGATCTGCAGAGTCTTTCGGTATATGTTTCGAGTAATAAAGTTAGGGAAATGGAGGATCCTGCCACCAAAGCTTATGTTAAAGAAATGGCAGCAAGAGCTCTTTGGAAACTAGCAAAAGGGAACTCCCCAGTCTGTCGAAGCATCACAGAGTCAAGAGCGTTACTGTGCTTCGCGGTTCTCTTGGAGAAAGGGCCCAAAGAAGTTCGTTACACTTCAGCTATGGCATTAATGGAGATTGCAGCAGTAGCAGAGGAAGATGCTGACTTGAGAAGATCGGCGTTCAAGCCCAATTCACCGGCTTGCAAAGCTGTCATCGACCAACTATTTAGAGTACTTGAAAAAGGCGATTCGGAACTTCTTGTTCCATGTATTAAGGCAATTGGGAATTTAGCTCGAACCTTCAGGGCGACGGAGACGAGAATGATAAGCCCTTTGGTGAAGTTACTCGATGAGCGTGAAATCGAGGTTTCTAGGGAGACGTGTGTCGCTCTTACCAAATTTGCATGTTCAGAAAACTATCTCCATCTTGACCATTCTAAGGCTATCATCGATGCTGGTGGGGCGAAGCATCTGGTCCAGCTTTTGTATTTTGGAGAGCAGAACTTGCAGACATGTGCATTGATTCTGCTTTGTTACATCGCGATGCATGTACCAGAAAGTGAAGAACTTTCAGGAGCACAAGTGCTCACGGTGCTGGAATGGGCGTCGAAACAAGCTTCTTTGATGCAGGATGAAGAAGTTGCGAAATTGTTAGCTGAGGCCATCAGAAAGTTGGAGCTGTATCAATCCAGAGCATCTAGGGGATAccgttaa
- the LOC142544774 gene encoding zinc finger CCCH domain-containing protein 45-like, whose product MKGDVSRASAAANLRKEDFRLKFGVKSKKTSSNALRSKNHLAWYVAFKANPSEKMLSGNFQIKWKCPPKLVLDPGWHVACGEESFEVDAQKRRETSVTEAVYPHLSAIPPSPLVSPGMEGKHDDDDDSQIPLIPIVPIEEAGAIEMPFNTSAPVKTFNCHSTSESRTLSRCDSSVSPNPPTGKKSLLNVLHGLEGNDLAVAASAGPGAGAAVTVSAVMESKHELDTELLIKYLTNPEMMKTLINETRIGADTESRFPSGPKSATYPLSSNSTPDPGVNTFVPMAMNQLIPMKESASDLGWSPAPLRSDSHSLLIQDSTNEAREPAIVNSRTHSATGTNEPRPLTAPILSYNENQHARLINQYGVANAAPPLYPSFSKPNLEAANKPMVKQHLPPFFAGIKPVSSPPPFSSTWRPYEHCTTDGYRALDHAGLKPCLGLNPSMPSPLQSNFTSSGTFHACPFPSMNRLPSPVQDINYCKSLIKQHGENHVRNEDKLPKYGQPSNHLHELELAQHTNPLQINPTFQKPCMFFNSPNGCRKGSSCQYTHAMSRRWMANGVQEGPVANKMNLSQKQRF is encoded by the exons GAAGATTTTCGTTTAAAATTTGGTGTAAAATCAAAGAAGACAAGTTCTAATGCTTTACGTTCAAAGAATCATCTTGCCTGGTATGTTGCATTTAAAGCAAATCCTTCAGAAAAGATGCTTTCAGGCAATTTTCAGATTAAATGGAAATGCCCTCCCAAG CTAGTTTTGGATCCTGGATGGCACGTGGCCTGTGGTGAAGAAAGTTTTGAGGTAGACGCTCAAAAGCGTAGGGAGACATCAGTGACTGAAGCAGTTTATCCTCATCTCTCGGCCATACCTCCCag CCCTTTGGTCTCTCCGGGCATGGAAGGTAAGCATGATGACGACGACGACAGTCAAATTCCGCTAATCCCAATAGTTCCTATTGAAGAAGCAGGAGCAATAGAAATGCCATTCAATACATCAGCACCTGTGAAGACTTTCAATTGTCATTCAACTTCTGAAAGCCGCACCCTTTCTCGGTGCGACTCTTCTGTTTCTCCGAATCCACCAACTGGTAAAAAGTCTCTTCTCAACGTATTGCATGGTTTAGAAGGCAATGATCTGGCAGTTGCTGCCAGTGCTGGTCCTGGTGCTGGTGCTGCCGTTACTGTTTCTGCAGTAATGGAAAGTAAACATGAGCTTGACACTGAACTGTTGATCAAATATCTTACTAACCCAGAAATGATGAAGACACTGATAAATGAAACCAGAATTGGCGCCGATACTGAATCCAGATTTCCATCTGGACCGAAATCTGCTACGTATCCCCTGTCATCAAACTCAACACCTGATCCAGGTGTCAACACCTTCGTGCCAATGGCAATGAATCAACTTATTCCCATGAAAGAATCAGCCAGTGACCTTGGTTGGAGTCCCGCACCACTAAGATCCGATTCTCATTCTCTCCTGATTCAGGACTCGACGAATGAAGCCAGAGAGCCTGCGATTGTTAATTCGAGAACCCACAGTGCTACAGGTACAAACGAACCCAGACCTCTAACTGCTCCAATCCTGAGTTATAATGAGAATCAACATGCGAGACTGATTAACCAATACGGAGTAGCTAATGCTGCTCCGCCTCTTTATCCTTCATTCTCGAAACCGAATTTGGAAGCAGCAAATAAGCCAATGGTTAAACAACATCTACCGCCTTTTTTCGCTGGGATAAAGCCGGTATCTTCTCCacctccattttcttccacctGGAGACCATATGAGCACTGTACGACTGATGGATATCGAGCCCTTGATCATGCTGGGTTAAAGCCCTGCCTGGGATTAAACCCTTCCATGCCTTCTCCCTTGCAGTCGAATTTCACTTCAAGCGGTACATTTCATGCTTGCCCTTTTCCATCTATGAATAGATTACCCTCTCCAGTGCAGGATATCAACTACTGCAAATCACTAATTAAACAGCATGGAGAAAACCATGTAAGAAACGAGGACAAGCTCCCAAAATATGGGCAACCATCTAATCATTTGCATGAACTAGAATTGGCACAACACACAAATCCATTACAAATAAATCCTACTTTTCAGAAGCCTTGCATGTTCTTCAATAGTCCCAATGGGTGTCGTAAAGGTTCCAGTTGCCAATACACGCACGCTATGTCTAGACGGTGGATGGCTAATGGAGTCCAGGAAGGTCCGGTCGCTAACAAGATGAACTTAAGTCAGAAACAGAGATTTTAA
- the LOC142546583 gene encoding peptidyl-prolyl cis-trans isomerase Pin1, translating into MNETGRTDSDPRKRKKPGDQTDHRHHKHGANSSKKTKLPSSEKVKASHILIKHQGSRRKASWKDPDGTLISATTRDDAVSQLQDLRRDILSGDASFRDLASRHSHCSSAKRGGDLGPFGRGQMQKPFEEATFALKIGEISDIVDTDSGVHIIKRTG; encoded by the exons ATGAATGAAACGGGCAGAACAGATTCTGATCCTCGgaagaggaagaaaccaggCGACCAAACCGACCATCGCCACCACAAGCACGGCGCAAATAGCAGTAAGAAGACCAAACTGCCCTCATCGGAGAAAGTGAAGGCATCGCACATACTCATAAAGCACCAGGGTTCCCGCCGCAAGGCCTCCTGGAAGGACCCCGATGGCACTCTCATCTCCGCCACCACCCGAGACGATGCCGTTTCGCAGCTACAGGACCTCCGCCGAGACATCCTCTCCGGTGATGCTTCCTTCCGGGACCTCGCTTCGCGTCACTCCCACTGCAGCTCCGCCAAGCGCGGAGGAGATCTCG GACCTTTTGGAAGGGGTCAAATGCAGAAGCCTTTTGAAGAAGCAACATTTGCTCTAAAAATTGGTGAGATAAGTGACATTGTAGACACTGACAGTGGAGTTCATATCATAAAGAGAACGGGTTGA